In Nocardioides nitrophenolicus, the genomic window GGCTGCGCGCGTCTTGCGGGCGGTCGGGGCGGGTCCGGTGCCGTTCACCGGCGGGTTCAGGGTCTCGGTCACGGGTTTCCTCCGGTGGTGTCGGGCGTGGTCGCGACGTCGACCGCACGGTCGGCGTCGAGGACGAGCAGGATGGAGTCGGGCAGGGGGCGGACGCCGCGGACGACGTCCTGGACCGCGCGGGGCATGGTCGACGGCGCGGGCTGCGGGTCGACGCCGGCGGTGTCGATCACGTCGCCGATGTCGTCGACGAGGAGACTGACCACCTCGCCGCGGCTGCGGACGATCACGTTCATCGGGAGCTCGTCGCCCGCGCGGTCCGGCAGCCCGAGGCGGACCCGCAGGTCGACGGCGGTGACGATCTGGCCACGCAGGTTGATCAGGCCGGTGACGGCGCGGTCGGCCCGGGGGACGGGCGTCATCGGCTGGCGCCGCAGCACCTCCTGCACCTCGTCGACCGCGACGCCGAAGTACAGGCCGGCGACCCAGAAGGTGCAGTACTGCTCGGCCGTGGCCACCGCGCTCATGCCGGCACCCCCGACCGGGCGACGACGGCCTCG contains:
- a CDS encoding chemotaxis protein CheW encodes the protein MSAVATAEQYCTFWVAGLYFGVAVDEVQEVLRRQPMTPVPRADRAVTGLINLRGQIVTAVDLRVRLGLPDRAGDELPMNVIVRSRGEVVSLLVDDIGDVIDTAGVDPQPAPSTMPRAVQDVVRGVRPLPDSILLVLDADRAVDVATTPDTTGGNP